CTTGGTTGCACCAGTTTTCAGAACGGTTTGATGTGCCGTCAGCATCGCACTGGTCGACGGGCCGCCCGAACCAGCGACCAGACCGGTGCGTGGGTTCACAACCTGTTCTTCGGTCAGGCCAGCGTCTGCAATCGCCTGGCTCATGGCGATGTGGGCATAAGCGGCGCCCGGGCCCATAAAGCGCAAAGTACGCTTGTCCACATGCTGGGTCACGTCGATCTTGAGCGTTCCGGCAATCTGGCTGCGAAAACCATGTTCGACCATCTGCTCGTTGGCCTCGATCCCGGATTTGCCTGCTTTGAGCGAGGCCAGAACCTCTTCGGCATTGTTCCCGATGGAGGAGACGACCCCCAGACCGGTGACGACGACGCGACGCATAAGCGTACTCCTGTATTTCGTTTTCAGTGACGTGTCCGATAGCTGGGGTTAGCTTTCCGACAGTGCAACCTTCATATCTTTTACCTGATAAATTACTTCGCCGTCGGCTTCGACCCGGCCATCCGCCACACCCATGGTCAGGCGGCGGGTTTGAACGGCTTTGGTGAAGTCGACATAATATGTCAGCATCTTGCGATCCGGGCGGACCATTCCGGTCAGTTTGACTTCGCCCACGCCCAGCGCATAGCCGCGTCCCTGCCAGCCGCGCCAGCCCAGATTGAAGCCGGTCAACTGCCAAAGGCCGTCAAGGCCTAAACAACCGGGCATGATCGGGTTGCCCGGGAAATGGCAATCAAAGAACCAAAGGTCAGGCGTGATGTCGAACTCGGCCACAACATGGCCTTTCCCATGCGCACCGCCATCGCCTGAGATATCGGTGATCCGGTCCATCATCAGCATCGGCGGGGCAGGCAACTGCGCGTTGCCGGGACCGAATAATTCGCCGCGGGCGCATTTGAGCAGATCATCTTTGTCAAAACTGCTAGGGAACTGGGCCATTCTGCCGCCTTTCCTGCCGGGGGTCTGTCTTTACATCTGGCCTCGTCTATCACCCGTTTGCAAGGTCCTGCAAGAGTGGTGGCCCACATCATGTTGTGTACGCACCTAACTTTGCGAATGAATTTCATTTGAAATTGCCAACTATGCGCCCCTATATATAAACCAGCAACAATGGGTATCGGATCGATGACACCTCAGAGCCATGAAATAGCGACGGGTTGGCTGGTAAACGCCGGCTTGCGACCTACGCGTCAGCGTGTGGCGCTGGCTGAGCTTCTTGTGGGCGACGGCCGCCATCGCCATGTCACCGCAGAAAGCCTGTTTGAGTCTGCCAAGGCAAACGGGGACGCTGTGTCTTTGGCTACGGTTTACAACACCCTTCGCGCCTTTTGTGACGCGGGTGTTCTGCAGGAAATCACAGTGGACGGTTCAAAAAGCTATTTCGACACCAATACCCACGATCACCCCCATTTTTATTGGGAAGACGAAGCGCGCCTGAGTGATGCTCCGTCGGATCAGCTTGTGATTCAGCGCTTGCCTGAAGCGCCCGAGGGCGTTGAGATTGCGTCGGTCGACGTTGTTATCCGGCTGCGCAAGAAATAGGGCGTCAAACCTGTTTCAATCCTTCCTTTAAAACGCGTTCGGCCTGATTAACTGTTGGGTCAGCCGGGCCTGTGCCGTGTCGTGCCATAACCACGGATTCGGCGGCGTCCGGGTCGGTGATCGGAACGCCGACCAATCGCCGGTTGTCATAACTTACAGGGCTGGGCGGGCTGGCGTAACTGATTCCGATTCCCTCGCCATGCGCGGCAAGACTGCGTTGAATTTCCAGCGACGCTGCCCGGTGCGCGACTGTAGGGCGCAGACCCATGCGGCGAAACAGACCCAGGATGTGCTGCGCCGAAAGCCCTTCGGTCGACAGGATCAGAGGGTGCGCTGCGATGTCGGTCAGGGCAACGCCATCCGTTGACGCAAGCGGATGATCTGGCGGCATCAACGCCTTTGGCCTGCTGTCAAACAACTTTGTTCGGGTAAACCCGGCGTCCATGGTCAAATCGTAGGTGATCGCAATGTCGATCTGGCCGTCGATCAAGCCGTTAAGAAGCCCTTCGAAAGACGCGGCGACATAGGAAATCGCGACATTTGGGAAAGCGACGCGCAAATGATGCAGGGCAGGGGCCAATAGGAACGGGGCAAGGTCTGTGAAGCAGCCCAATGTGAATTGCGTCATTCCCGGCATGGGTGATTCTGAGGTTTCGATTCGCGCAGCGGCGTTCAGCAAAGCCTCGGCCTGTTCAATAAACCTCCGACCCTGAGGGGTCAGGGCCATGGCCGCACCCCGGCGGCGAATGAACAGTGGGTGCCCAAGATGTTCTTCAACCCGTGTCAGCGCGGTGGACAGGGCCGGTTGCGATACATTCAAATACTGCGCTGCTGCGGACAAGCTCCCATGGCGTCCAACCGCGCAGACATATTCGTATTGGCGAAGGGAAATATATAACATGAAGTTATTTATAGCTTCGAAAGATATGATTTGAACAGAATACATATTCAAAGCAAAACGGGGCAAAGCCAAAGGAGACCCGGATGCCACACCCACTCGTATCACAAGCGATGATCGACACTTATCAGCAAGATGGTGTTGTTCTTATCAAGGGACTGTTCGCGGATCACGTGGAACAGCTACGCGAGGGCGTGGCAGCAAATATGGCTGAGCCCGGCCCCTTTGCCTCGGAAAACAAAAAGTCGGGCGAAACCGGGCGGTTTTTCGACGACTATTGCAACTGGACCCGAATTCCTCAGTTCCGCGAGGTTATCGAAAACTCACCGGCTGCCGAGGTGGCCGCCGATCTGATGCAATCGCAAAGTGTTCAGATGTTCCACGATCACGTGCTGGTCAAAGAGCCGGGCACATCGATGGCCACCCCCTGGCATCAGGACGGGCCGTATTACTTCGTGGAGGGACAGCAAACCATCAGCTTCTGGTCTCCGCTGGATCCAGTCCGCCAGGCAACGCTGCGCTGTGTCGCCGGATCGCATCGGTGGGAGAAAGAGGTTCTGCCGACCCGTTGGGTGTCAGAGGAAGGCTTCTTCCCGGATGAAGGTCAGTACATTCAAGTTCCGGACCCGGATGCCGAAGGGATGCGGGTTGTTGAGTTCGAAATGGAGCCGGGTGACGCCGTGGCGTTCAACTATCGCACTTTGCATGGAGCACGAGGCAACCAGTCGGACAGCCGTCGCCGCGCGTTCTCGCTGCGCCTGGTTGGGGATGATGCACGCTATGTTGAACGCCCGGGCCGCACCTCGCCCCCGTTTCCCGGTCACGACATGACACCGGGTCAGCGCCTGCGCGAGGACTGGTTTCCTATGCTGTTGCAGCGCTGAGGCGACTCAGAACCACTGACCTGATTCGATCAGACCCAGATCTAGCAACTGGCGGGACTGCCATTTAAACGGCACTGAGTTCCGCCAGCGAAAGCTGGGGATGTCAAAAGTAGACCCTGCATTTGCCTTCAGGGCTTTTGCCGCCCGAAATGAGCATACGGCCGCAGTCATGTTGTGATGCCATGGACAGGAATAGGTGTTGTATTCCGGTTCATTGAATGTGTGGTCGGGCTGCAAGACCAGCCCTTTTTCCGATTTGAACAGGGCGATGCGGTCAATGCGGCGGCGTTCGTATGGAACGTGTTCTTCAAACCGCCAGCGTAAACCACCCGAAATATCCAACTGCCGATCTAAAGGCTGACCGCTTGGGTCGTGGCGGGTATGAGCATAGTAGCCCGTGCTGTCGAAGAGGGCGTGATCGGGCGCGACTCCGTTGGGGTTGGTGCTTAGATCATCGGCATAAAGGTCAATGACATAGCTGAGCATGGCATTGCGCCTTTCTTCGCTGTGAAAGGCCAGCATTTCACCAACGCTGCGCGTTTCGCAGAAAGGAAAGAACAGGTATTCGGCGTTGTAACAGTAATACATCCAAACGCCCGGCGCGGCCTGGATAATCCTGTTTATGGTGTCAAACACC
The genomic region above belongs to Ruegeria sp. HKCCD4315 and contains:
- the fabA gene encoding bifunctional 3-hydroxydecanoyl-ACP dehydratase/trans-2-decenoyl-ACP isomerase, which codes for MAQFPSSFDKDDLLKCARGELFGPGNAQLPAPPMLMMDRITDISGDGGAHGKGHVVAEFDITPDLWFFDCHFPGNPIMPGCLGLDGLWQLTGFNLGWRGWQGRGYALGVGEVKLTGMVRPDRKMLTYYVDFTKAVQTRRLTMGVADGRVEADGEVIYQVKDMKVALSES
- the irrA gene encoding iron response transcriptional regulator IrrA — protein: MTPQSHEIATGWLVNAGLRPTRQRVALAELLVGDGRHRHVTAESLFESAKANGDAVSLATVYNTLRAFCDAGVLQEITVDGSKSYFDTNTHDHPHFYWEDEARLSDAPSDQLVIQRLPEAPEGVEIASVDVVIRLRKK
- a CDS encoding LysR family transcriptional regulator, whose amino-acid sequence is MLYISLRQYEYVCAVGRHGSLSAAAQYLNVSQPALSTALTRVEEHLGHPLFIRRRGAAMALTPQGRRFIEQAEALLNAAARIETSESPMPGMTQFTLGCFTDLAPFLLAPALHHLRVAFPNVAISYVAASFEGLLNGLIDGQIDIAITYDLTMDAGFTRTKLFDSRPKALMPPDHPLASTDGVALTDIAAHPLILSTEGLSAQHILGLFRRMGLRPTVAHRAASLEIQRSLAAHGEGIGISYASPPSPVSYDNRRLVGVPITDPDAAESVVMARHGTGPADPTVNQAERVLKEGLKQV
- a CDS encoding phytanoyl-CoA dioxygenase family protein, with the translated sequence MPHPLVSQAMIDTYQQDGVVLIKGLFADHVEQLREGVAANMAEPGPFASENKKSGETGRFFDDYCNWTRIPQFREVIENSPAAEVAADLMQSQSVQMFHDHVLVKEPGTSMATPWHQDGPYYFVEGQQTISFWSPLDPVRQATLRCVAGSHRWEKEVLPTRWVSEEGFFPDEGQYIQVPDPDAEGMRVVEFEMEPGDAVAFNYRTLHGARGNQSDSRRRAFSLRLVGDDARYVERPGRTSPPFPGHDMTPGQRLREDWFPMLLQR
- a CDS encoding glycosyltransferase family 2 protein; the protein is MKYESPDHFLKSGQTALAKGPIALIFAEDEVELDSTVRHHLQLGFKSVLVFMPQDLALDPELADHVHRITLKCTPRTMVFDTINRIIQAAPGVWMYYCYNAEYLFFPFCETRSVGEMLAFHSEERRNAMLSYVIDLYADDLSTNPNGVAPDHALFDSTGYYAHTRHDPSGQPLDRQLDISGGLRWRFEEHVPYERRRIDRIALFKSEKGLVLQPDHTFNEPEYNTYSCPWHHNMTAAVCSFRAAKALKANAGSTFDIPSFRWRNSVPFKWQSRQLLDLGLIESGQWF